In the genome of Chrysoperla carnea chromosome 5, inChrCarn1.1, whole genome shotgun sequence, the window tacttgacgatataagacgaaaattaagaataaaatttttcgatatctggcttaattttcaaaatatcgaaaattgaaaattttctttaattatttagctttcgatatttcgaaaaccaagacacatatcgaaaaattttattcttatttttcgtctacattcatgaagttaaaacaaaattcatcatcaaagtttaaaataagataaaaataatttcaacccttaatctaccctgctcttacatccctcatatggacggtgacacttagtttttttcttttctaattcattgctaatatgtttactttctattaaaaagttttttttaaatttgttttcattcattccaaatgaaaattatcaaaaacttccaaaatatgtcgttttttgagattcctccataagagccaatgtattttatatcgatttttaatgacttttttcttaaaaatttgcacggttacctaagctgaaattttaaccacatattctttgagtaaaagacaacctacaaacaaattttgagcctttaaatcaaacattgttgtcatgctcatacatccttaaatacaCGAAAGATGACATGCCGgagtaatttaaaaacaaatttgctAGGCTCATACTCCAAAAAATTTACTGGATCCGTGCTTGTTAACTGTAATAACTAACTATTCTTATTATgttacaataaaatgaaataaaggtGAGCCTATTTAACATTGTCTgtcttgtttatataaaatatatgaactattaaagcatttttatttattatttttaaccgacttcaaacaaaaaaggaggaggttatcaattctgtattttttttatgtttgttacctcagaactttcgactgggtaaactgattttgatggtttttttatctatttgaaagctagtgcttcccgtgtggtcccatttcattctgataacggcatccatgagaatatgataacaataattttaactacattatattctcgttatttctttactttttagtacatattaatttgttttagaaaagtttttcttttgaagtcggttttctttttgttaaaagttttttttttaatataaaacatatatctATTAACAGGCATACGTGCCTCATGATCAACGAACCACAAACCGAACAACTTTCATGCAATCAAAATCAAGTCACATTATTAGTCATTCATCATCaattcattattatataaaactatttcaCAAATGCCCCTTCAGTGGCGCAGCGAGGGGGGGGGGCAAAGGGGGTGTATCATGCCCTTAAAAAGGTATTATACCCCGGTTGCGAGTTAAGCTCCCTACGTCACTCATCTTAAACTACAAATATTTCGGATTTCCTCAAAAACAGCACACTGAATTAGTTAGAATGGAAAAATTATATCACATTTGcaaattactaatttaaatatttaggttTAAAATCTGcaaatatttctaacaaaagttttttttattaattcttataaaaaaaattgtaaaacatgTTTCTAATCCAATGAATTCAGTTATGGCGCCTTTCATcgactagtttttttttttttcatcagaaCACAATTATTTACACAAGTTCATGAATCATCTGCAAAGTACaacaacggattttttttttattgataaaattgattaaaattcaaaatgaaaaaacacgcattatagttatttaaaaaatttattgtttatttcatataaacaggaatttatattataatgtattgagtattgattgattaattaatttacaagaaattattaattaaatgaatgacCTTTTTCCATTTATTAGTATATTGTACAACAAGTGTAATAAATTGTCAATACGGTAGTTGCATGAtttcgaatttgccatattacgcatacaAGTGAAGTCGAAAAGCGAAAAAGTGAAATCACGGTGTTTTATGTCAAACATTTTGTggtatgaaaatttgacattcaatttatgttttttttatataaatgtccttatattctctatttttttgataaatgttccTAGCTGtcccaagcaattacctcagatgtagGCACGCCTATCACTGTACGGAAAGATTAGTGATGTCCAGTCTATGTACTATTATgtcaatgatattttttcacACGTAATGGGTAATTCAATATTTGTCGCACGAAAATTGTGCGGAGACAAAGTACTTACCaacaagaataaaatataaatacttatatcataaagatgttaatttttttgaaaatttctataaatattatatttactaataaattaCTCTATTACTGATAATTAtagtaacaaataaattttattgataatttcaaGTATATAGAGCTGATATCAAATTGATTGagtaattttactaatttaatacaatgttcATGGTTCAATCAAATTTACACCTACTCTATTTTATAGTACTGGCTCGAAGATATACaaataagaatatattatttaaaatttgctaaaattatGACAActtatgtaattaaattattactaaaaactGATAATTTCTTATAACCATAATTTCCAATAAACATTGTATTTCTTGtgaaatatatgcaatagacaTTGCattaaagtaatataaattGCCTTGTCActacaaatattattcattcaataattttatataatttgttttgtaacgTTTTACTTTAACCGTAATTACCTTGAAAACTCAAAATTGACTTGAATTGTCTCACGATTTTTAAGGAAtacaatcaagtttttttttgcaattaacacgctacataaatgttttcgactggatataataacattatttatgacaatttttttattgcatcaTCCCTAATTTACGGCTTAAAGGATACCTTTCGAAATTTTCCCTCGCTACCTTTCGGAAAACAACTCTCTTACTCCACCACTtgtatgattataattttaaagacgttctcaaaaaaatatactcaattttaagtgcaagaaaatatttgagacttacgtttcaaattttgagagtggattctgttagaaGTTGGGAAAATTAGACAACAATTAAGAggataatttttcgatatatttgcaccgtgcgtgagttttattggaggcgtttccatagtaacgatacactactttaattatagaattgtatggatgcataatACAATTgtatatggattgcatttataacttacattgaaaatttaatattattgtctcacaaatttaaataaataattatgataatttacatttgaaaaataatatttgtgcaatttgatttcttattttcacaatttttaatgcattcagtttaattaattagtgtttttcaataatttcaatttgaaattttctataacattaacatgtaaagaattgcaaattagtcataacagcctcctttaacgccaaaatttttcaatggaaGCGCTGGTATcgttttattgtccctaccatgactacgcacacaatgTATGGTTCTTTATTGTATAGTTCGatgtatttgaaatgaaatttaataacttaattaGTATTCGAAATGCATTTCGGGGGAGaatgttgttttattatttttaatttttaatgagtgcgcaaataatgttaaaaattgtacaaaatctTTTTACCATGTTCAATTAAAATCGAATACattcataattttcttaaatatcctCTGTGTAATTTaatcgttgtgtgcgtagtcatggtagggataataaaatcgatgccagcgcttccagtgaaaaattttggtgataaagggggctgttatgactaatttgtaattcttcacatgttaatgttatagaaatgtcaaattaaaattattgtaaaacactaattaattaaaattaatgcattaaaaattatgaaaataagaaatcaaattgcacaaatattatttttcaaatgtaaattaatcataattatttatttaaatttgtgagacaataatattaaatcaatgtaagtcataaatgcaatgcatacaattatatatgcatccatacaattctataattaaagtagtgtatcgttgtcatggatacgaaactcgcgcacggtgcgaatagatatatttgtttattctaATTTGTGGCCATTGACCGTCAGGTACCAACACTTTAAAATGTCTTGTAAACGGATATTTGTCATTGATACAGGTATTTAGTTATAGACGTATCGAGGGAAAAGCAGGTTAGGGCAACTTTCTATTCCTGGACTTAGATTTATCATTGATTTAACTGGCCAAGTTTGTCtatcaattttaagaaatttttagatcaaaaaatttaattccccCACTCTCCGTATTATATGAGACCAACAATTCCTGTTTTACTCTTCTTTGGGCCAAAAGCTGGTTGTAATTTTCCCACCTTGTCAATTTGACGTCGAGgctaaaaaacatttatgataataaattggtaaaatttattttagaatatgaaaataaactttaaaaatttcgacGGGCATTTCTGTCTtgcatttttgttaaaataaaaatagttgtaATGTAAAAACAAGACAAGACAATCAGTCAATCAGTATCATTCATCAATCACGACAGATTGAACATTAAAATCATGACATTTTACAATTGTTTGCCAATATATTTTGCATTTGCTTTACATAAAACATTCAGAATGCTTTCATGAATGTCAAAATCAAGACTTTATTCATGTGAATGAAATTATTGAtgtagatttttataaaattcaagtcctttttgttttcaataatttattaaggttttaactttaattttaatactttttttttttaatttccaccgactcgttttggagaaatctatgataacatatcatccatctaccgttttcccataaaatcaatgttaaatatgcctacttttgaagtcatttatttatttaaataatcggacaactcccccttttatccaaaatttctcaatatttcttatatttgcTCACTCTGTACTTCAAATTGCTgacaattatctaaaaaattttaaatcatgattataaagaaaagaaatattctgatttttcccggtaataatttttaataaaaatttctgggATTTCCAAATTCCCAATTCACAGAAgagattatatatttattctatcAGCATTGCGGTAAGCAAACCGTAAAATCTATGTAAATTTATGtggacaatttttaattttttttatctgctTGTATTTCGTGTAacaaagactaaaaaaaaatttgttactgcaagaaaaaaatcattatgaaaAACTAAGACGATTTTCTttattctatctaaaaatgaaGCTTACTACAATATCCAATATACCCTGTGTATCACCAATAATGGGGCCCTCTTTAGACAAAATATCCCGAAATTTAATACCTTTGtagacttttttattttagatgggACAATATCTTAAAAACGGAGATAGCATTCAGTAATTTGGTGAGGATTCCATGGAGAAAAACGTCTTTTTTCTACGCTTTAAGGCTTTGCTCATATCTACAGCCCGTTCAAATTAAGAGGAGCTAACCTTTTTTATCCCTTGCCTCTTTGCCGAAATTTGCCGAAACAACATGTTTCTCACGGTTTTTAGGTTTTTGCACTTCTACAGCCCTCTCTTCGGGATATTTCATCTATTCATGGAGAATCACCTTGGTGCCTTAAGGACGTCCctaaaaaatcatgttttcctAGGATCATGGACCTTTAcacttaattttcgtctaattttcttTCCCAAGTTCTAACTGAATCCATCCTCCAAATTTGAAACGTgtgtctcaaatattttcatacactcagTTTTTTGGAAACGTCCTTAAGCCTACCCGCAGATATTATCTATTATTTGCCTGGTCCcgaaaaaattctataatatgtAAAAGTGTAAGACtttgataatttcttttttcgttcTCTCTCTTCACAAGTTacaacagaaatattttttaatttttcttagttGAGATTTCAGAATATGATTGAAAAATATCACATggtacatataattatataaataatttaacccTTAACTGGTGCCGTCGAGTCATTtagttttactaaaataaattatccatGTAGAATTTTGGTATTaatattgatattgattttgctgtaactaaaaaaaatagatttttctctatcatatccaaatttgatccaattttaataaactaagtaTGTGATCCTACTAAAGTTTTTGGTTTTGACTGACTTATAAaaagaatcgattttttatatttggtcgagatcacaacaaaaaaaaatgaattttgttctatcacacgcaaattttttccaaataaatcaagtatttctactaaatttagaccatatttttctattttttggctgtatttttcattttagatcAATTTTGGCTAACTTAGTCAAAAATGATGCTTAAATTGGATATTTCCcttgaaaaacattaaattattacgAAAGTACAAAAAAAGCCATTGTTTTTCtaggaaataaaattagaaaaaaatccaaaaatagacACTTAAGggttaaatcaaattattatccGCAGCAtgttacttataattatttaaagtatatGCACGCAtgcgaaattttattttaatacattaaatttcaCGGTTTATAATTCTAATGACTcttgaaacttttgtttcagTGTCCAATAAttcacatataattttaactttttaattaaaatatgatttttattagcaataatgtcaataataatattcgaaTATTCGTTGCAGATTTTTTGGACAGCATTATCGATTGCCTTAGGATGGGAATTACGTGGTGAAATTATTCGTGGAGTTCCTTGCATAAAACGATATCATCAATTATTTTGTCCGACTGCTGGAAATAGTTACCCAATGTAAGTAATTTCTGTCATCGATTGTAACTTTTTAAATCGCCATCTGCGCAATAACctagctttttataccatgtatatttaattgaatttaaagtttatgcccttcaatcaatattttgagCGAATTCTCGGGAAGATTTGACAAATGGACTGGATTGTTGCTTTTCTGGAccaaattaactatcaaaaataattattatccaaatcgaatacaaaaaaaaattttcccgaatttatacagtttttaaggagtcccaataaaaaaaatcaaaaattttgtattggaTTTGGACGAGACTTGATTTATAGagtaaatttaacataaaaaatacaaaaatcgtgttatttaaagtttagggcattaatttttgagatattgccTAAAATGATGTACGAAAAGCTTTTATTCAGAAGCAATTTtggatatattttgaaaaatattcatctaaTTGTCAAACGagctaaattttaatatttttttgatagttttacAACTGGCTCGTTGGTCTAGGGGTATGATTTTCGCTTAGGGTGCGAGAGGTCCCGGGTTCAAATCCCGGACGAGcccaatgttaatttttttatgaaccatTGTTCTGGAATTTTTTCGTAAAGCATTTTTTCAATGTATGCagggtatttaaaaaatttactcagtTAGTGTTGTATTTTCTCTTCTtaataattcttctttttttacagAGATCGTATAGAATTATTTATAGATGAAAATAAAGCATTAATGAAACGTATGTATGGGGATTTTACAATGAGTCCAGATACAAATCCCGCATCAAAATCACCACCGTCATCACAATCATCCCGTAAAAATAAACGATCAACCCGTAGCGTAATCAATACAAAACATCGACAACATGGAAGCATGGAACATTTAAATAACAACACAATGCCATTATGGGCCATTGATTTATACAGTGACCCAATACCGGATCCAGTCACGTTCGATCAAAAACGTAACGACACAAATAGTCAACAACAAGGTACAAATTCATATTTTGCAAAGTTGCGTAAAGCACGTCAATCATCACCGTCATCGTCGTCACGACCGCCACAATCAGCCATACCAAATTTTAGTCAAAATCAATCGAAAAGTAATCGTGTGGATGCATGCgaaagtaaaattgaaattgttacacCATATTGGGCATCGAATTCAGCGGGTAAAATACGTGCTATTGTgaatacacaaaattttgaacaagCCATACATCAAGAAGTTTGCAAGTAAGTAAAAAGTATTGActattttatgtacaaaattaagAGAATATGGTTCTCAAAACACTGCCATCTGTGAACATTAACATCCATCTGTGAAAAATTATAACggatcccccccccccccctctagAGAATCACATAAATGGTTCAAAGTTAAATgagtttagtatgaaattagaatcaatgaaGTTACCTAAAAATTCTGCGCCTGCGCCTAAACATAGTATGTTTTCCGATCATAATATTTTCTGTGTAACGTTTTTGTTAACCacactgtaaataaaaaattaatgctttTACCAcgaactaaatataaaatttttgtttgtttttgtttaggAACATGAAAACAGCACGATGCAAAGACGATTGTGAATGtgagcaaaaatataaatggcATCGATTACTTGCATACGATCCAGATAACGATTGCAAAGGTATTTTTATGGATTGGTTTTTATTCCCATCATGTTGTGTATGTCGATGTAATCCATAATAGACGTTGCTGATATTCGATACAATATCATTTCGATTCATATACTTCGATGATAAAAACATATTAGTCAAGAAAATAACAGTGCAAAAATTGCGTTCGAAAGCCTTAAGAGTatgaaacaaaatcaatttacttcTACAATACATAGTCATTTTATTCGCTATGATGTCTAGAACAAGgttggaaatttaaaatttttatcacgtCCAAAACGAAAAGTAAACAGGCTAcaaatagctcgttttgtagttaaccaatcaaaaaataacttaaacaaaagttgtttagtaaaaataacttaaacaagaGTTTGATAGAGAGCATCATGTTCCGACATCAGATTgtacctagttcttcgggtttctttaatagcaaatttagattctaaacggtatgagatagaataacactataaattagaaagttgatcctcataaaaaaccaaCGATTTTTGTTtcacaacattttttcgaaaaacgttaactttcggagaaaatgcgacttaaaaatatatcattattgcatttattcgaaagaaaatgcgcttaaagtttatcaatAATTGTATGTCAAAGTCATGGTCATTGacaaatgtcctctattgcccttggcAACTTTTggataaagcatttttccgtagtcagcgtgttttctttcgattaaatacaatattgacatatttttaggtcgcattttctccgaaagatgaagattttcgaaaaaatagtttagatgaaaaatgttagttttttttatgagtctATGTTAAAGTCTATTTCTTACCGaaagattttggaaaatttaaaatagtttcgaTCGACTACTTTGTTCGAAACGCTCAAGCGAACAAGATGACTTGTTGCACAAGTAAATCGGTCTTGTTTCACTTAAgttctttcgatttttgtttatttgcctGACTATAAATTAATACTCATACgtgttttatgaaaactttggttttcatatcatatcatatcttttgtaattattattccaATTATACTAGAtagtattttcatttgtttttttcttccattttgtgtttttttttttttttagttaaaaaatgtgttttttttttttattattctatgtTATGTAACTATAtagatacaattttattattacgatttttttttgtacttttataaaatatttttgaatatatagatatatattttttattagctaTAGAATTTAGACCTTAAAATCCTTGAAAAATTATCTCCTTGTCCTGAGGTGGGACACACTtggaccatagggtccgttgtgataccgtcaatgggttggcccatccccggccactactccatgaaccatttggagctgtttaagaacagcaggattTCCACTAACTTACAGGCAATTTTTAAGCGAGTTTTTGTGATCACTGAATTGAAATGTTATGGTAGAATAGCAGTATCGAGGCGATACAATTTAGTCAAATCgataatcattttttgaattattttataaaagaaatgatacaaaataaaataaaatcataacaaCAATTTCGAAAACTGAGTTGACAAAAATTAACTGTCAAATTCAATAATCAGCTGTtgtttaaatgaataaacataacctcaaaattacctatttttttacaaaaggcaacgtaattaaaattaatattttagtttataaaataaaacttatacatttttaacccctgtgtgtgtctgcctgtctgtggcatcgtagcgcctaaacggatgaaccgattttgatttttttttttgtttcgcttgaaagataatttaatggagaatgttcttagctatatctcaagtgctagtttagtgttccgtacccgaaaaaaactaaaaaattggcgataatcttcaaaatcggctcaatttggaaaaggctttaagaaaaaaaggtaatttaatggagagtgttcttagatatgtttcaagtgcactTGTGTCTTTACACTTGTtaatatctattaattttttaggatttattatttttgcaagaCCAAGGCTAAAACTAGAATTAATGCCAAGGCCAATACCGAGATACAATTACCAAGACCAATAACAAGACCACGATAACTATGATCTACGAAGTGAAttgcaatcaaaatttttctggtcaaaaaagtaccaaaattttgatagaccgtcaactatttttattggattcctcacatcaaatattataatactctCTCATTGTcaaatataagtttatttgtatttttttttagatataaaaagcTTAAGTGATTGTAGTATTAAGAAGATAAGAAGATAACGATGTAAATAGAATTCGAAGAAAATATCTTGctcactttaaaaaatatttatttaaacatttgtttatttatttgttttattcaagtAGAACGTTGCGTTGATATAATCAATAAAGTAGGCAGGTCCACAATTCTACAGGTGAGAGATGTTTATCCTGTTGCCTTTTTGCCATGCGTTCGTCAAATACACCTCCAATACAttcgagagaaaaaataaacattttacatatatatacatacaatcatCATAATGTAATGTAATCCAGGTGCGTAGTTAATGCTAGAAAAATTCCATGGGCGTAAACTAATAAGGAGCCCTCATCAATTTTAATCATGGAAGCTAATCAAACACAACTGTATTCCCCACTATACTGTcagtttgtttctttgttttttttttttttcgttaaagaGGGAGTGTCCCAATTCCATTTTGGGTATAGTTAAGGGTAGAAAATTCTCCGAATATATCATTTAATATAAGCATACGCAAAATATAACTGAAATAAAAGCCGACAGTTAAATGTGGTATATGTATTTTACGAAAGGGCGCAATCTAAATACTTGCCACAAACGCTGTGTATTCTCGATACGGCCCTGTTGCTTTCAACTTGTTTTTGAGAAACAATAAACCTGGAAAGCCAGAAtacttatataatattcataGATATATCCAGCTTTTGGTCCAGAAAGGGTTGAAACAGGAATTTTTGATCTAGAGGGAGACAAACACAAATTTTTGgactaaaaatttcataaatttaatagtattttggTTGTATACAGATCCAGAATGAAGGGAGGAGGCAGCCGAACTGAAAGAGACGGTTTTCTTCTCGGCATGCCCATTGATATTTTCGATTagctaataataaaacaaagtgACAAACTTTTTGTACAGTAACTTAAATATTACAATCccagttttaatttgttttggaaaagtttttcttttgaagtccgttttcattttgttaaaagtttttttttttattttgtgatttttagtgaatctaaagtacactaactaattttgtcactaaaaaagattcatcgaaatcggttggcgtgatattgagttattcgccctcttgttgtgcatacttaatgcaaatttaagacttatggttttctcatggatgccgttttCAGAACTGGACAAAAAAGAAATGGGAACATACGGGAaacactagctttcaaatagataaagaatcatcaaaatcggttcaccctgTCGAAAGTTATAAGgtaaaatacagtcgaattgataacctcttccgtttttgtttgaaatcggttaataATAAGCTATATTattcaatagatttttattGTTAGGCAATCTGTAACACATTAATGTAGTATATAAAGTGAGTTGGTATAACCACTGAAGGAGATCCTTGGAACAACATAAATACGTTAATGTAATGAAGGTTgcctattatataaaaaaaaagattatgttGACAAAACACAAGTCTTCGAGTAAATAGAAATAAACCATCGGAAAACGTGACGAAATATAATATGGGATgttcattttcatattaaaaaattttcaaatcaaacaGCGCATACTACAACCTGTTATTACAATCACTTGTGTCGTCGTCATTCGAGCTATATTCTATATTACTACTTTCCCTATTTCTCGACAGGCATTCCAGTCATACCTGTTGCATAGGTTATGTGAggatataaatataacatatccaaaACAATAGagcttatatataaaaaaaaaacattcacatttcaattttgtttgtggaatttttattaaggatatatatttttttataattttataaatatcttacattttataatacataatatatcttaattattaattatcatgtatttataattaattatatacgcACACACCTGATAAtaacatacaataataaaaaaaaaattatatgaccACGCTAGATTGCCCAGAGGTTGACTTAAGTCAGTAAACAAAAcggtatttttattgaaaaacgtCGATTATTTACTGTAATAAATTCAACTCATTGAGTACTAATAAAAcagtgatttattttttgtgtttacaaGGTATCTTATTTTGTGTGGAAAAATTTTCGGGAAAATGTTGTTAACGTTAATTGAGTTAATTTTCGTTACGTACTGTTTAGTGTATTTAATcggttttttaatacttgattGTGATTTTTGGTTAGCATTTCTTGAATTGTTTGGAAATAATATAGGTAAGTAAGTTTTTATATCAAGAAACAaggattcatttttaaaaaaaattgcgaaa includes:
- the LOC123301747 gene encoding protein spaetzle 3-like, with translation MALLNYSLPPFASNIPSTPSIPQYNNYHQQPSQLSHPNQPPILYPQIPVPNLGLPSPPSALNSRTNNPYNAYMQQYQQRTEKIEKQYQQNGGIQQQQQLPLPSQQQQRQNKPQSELLPPPIPPLQQQQPRAQQPVQLLTEKELQERQQSAYPNRPIEYKRIDPDSQKTSIHPIIDYDEYEYYDDDTGQPVPAPPKPPAPPIPPPLHVAPIQGPIFLKNGTVPVVPLYSYPILNNGTFVQIPIFWTALSIALGWELRGEIIRGVPCIKRYHQLFCPTAGNSYPIDRIELFIDENKALMKRMYGDFTMSPDTNPASKSPPSSQSSRKNKRSTRSVINTKHRQHGSMEHLNNNTMPLWAIDLYSDPIPDPVTFDQKRNDTNSQQQGTNSYFAKLRKARQSSPSSSSRPPQSAIPNFSQNQSKSNRVDACESKIEIVTPYWASNSAGKIRAIVNTQNFEQAIHQEVCKNMKTARCKDDCECEQKYKWHRLLAYDPDNDCKGIFMDWFLFPSCCVCRCNP